A DNA window from Paenibacillus sp. HWE-109 contains the following coding sequences:
- a CDS encoding ATP-grasp domain-containing protein — translation MKVFIKKSFDKQIANHNFYAAYDGFKQMGFEIHYFENINEVSENNKEDIIVSYVDDVRTTLSKYSIVAPEIDYPEELESYLGRKIWKSKLSVIANNPDNWNVFIKPVEDKKFTGVVVRGTKDLVGCGTYGEDPEILCSEVVNFVAEWRCFVRHGKILDIRRYRGNWRLHFDYKIIENVVMQYKSAPNGYAVDFGLTDKGETLLIEVNDGYSLGHYGLFSLDYAKLLSARWSELTSTIDECDF, via the coding sequence ATGAAGGTTTTTATTAAAAAAAGTTTTGATAAGCAAATAGCAAATCATAATTTTTATGCTGCTTATGACGGATTTAAACAAATGGGCTTCGAAATCCATTATTTCGAAAATATAAATGAAGTATCGGAAAATAATAAAGAAGACATCATAGTAAGCTATGTTGATGATGTTAGGACAACACTTTCTAAATATTCTATAGTCGCACCTGAAATCGATTATCCAGAAGAACTTGAAAGCTACTTAGGAAGAAAGATTTGGAAGTCAAAATTAAGTGTAATAGCAAACAACCCTGACAACTGGAATGTTTTTATTAAGCCAGTTGAGGATAAGAAGTTTACTGGAGTAGTAGTTAGAGGGACTAAGGATTTGGTTGGATGTGGCACATATGGTGAAGATCCAGAAATATTATGCTCTGAGGTTGTAAATTTTGTCGCTGAGTGGAGATGTTTTGTTAGACATGGAAAAATATTAGACATTCGAAGATATAGAGGTAATTGGAGATTACACTTTGATTACAAAATAATTGAAAATGTTGTAATGCAATACAAATCTGCACCTAATGGCTATGCTGTAGATTTTGGATTAACTGATAAGGGTGAAACATTGTTAATTGAAGTTAATGATGGCTATTCTTTGGGGCATTATGGGTTGTTTTCCTTGGATTATGCAAAGTTATTATCGGCAAGATGGTCTGAGTTAACATCGACGATAGATGAGTGTGATTTTTAA